A window from Chitinophaga filiformis encodes these proteins:
- a CDS encoding DUF350 domain-containing protein has translation MSNALINSILYSFIGIAILVVVFILVEVLTPRHNLRKEIMEKQNMAVAVLAGFFMLAMAIIIASAIH, from the coding sequence ATGTCAAACGCACTTATCAACTCTATTCTTTATTCCTTTATAGGTATTGCTATTCTTGTGGTCGTGTTTATACTGGTAGAAGTATTAACGCCCAGGCATAACCTGCGCAAAGAGATCATGGAAAAGCAGAACATGGCCGTGGCTGTACTGGCAGGATTTTTCATGCTGGCCATGGCTATTATCATCGCATCTGCCATTCACTAA
- a CDS encoding ATP-binding protein produces MKEKVSVTDTGIQSSGLPKDYMEAVAEYIWNGFDAAASVIDIHFESNEIDTIYSLSITDNGTGIDYDLLKETFGHFNDSIKKASFQKSSSFIKGNKGRGRFSFSAFSGKALWHTVYRDSQTGEMMEYDITISRNSKDFYDPEGKKKTVKKATGTTVTFYDLFEVSGFSFQSDEFKNFLVREFGWFLMLNREKEYKIRINGVPVEYAPSIAESDTGVLPLKDVEGTEFYFRITFVRWTERIGDKFFFYFLNSKQSEMFKDLTSFNNNAIGFYHSVYVESRYFDAFNPGDNEQSQNLFERTKHHSVFKELMGHLHELVRLRQKAFVEGEAAVKLIDVYERNGILPKTGNRKELQQFLKGIYSTEPRLFQGLNKEQQRVYVGLIGMLLQTGKKEELLALVSQGSMAEAETN; encoded by the coding sequence ATGAAAGAAAAGGTGTCAGTGACGGATACCGGCATCCAGTCTTCCGGATTGCCGAAAGACTATATGGAGGCAGTTGCCGAGTATATCTGGAACGGCTTTGACGCAGCCGCTTCTGTGATCGATATCCATTTCGAATCCAATGAGATTGATACGATCTATAGTTTATCTATTACCGATAACGGTACGGGTATTGACTATGACCTGCTGAAGGAAACCTTCGGTCATTTCAATGATTCCATCAAAAAAGCTTCCTTCCAGAAATCTTCCTCCTTTATAAAAGGGAATAAGGGCCGCGGCCGTTTTTCCTTCTCTGCCTTCAGTGGGAAAGCTTTGTGGCATACCGTGTACAGGGACAGCCAGACGGGCGAGATGATGGAATATGACATCACTATCAGCAGGAACTCAAAGGATTTCTACGACCCGGAAGGCAAAAAGAAAACGGTGAAAAAGGCTACCGGTACCACCGTTACCTTTTATGATCTCTTCGAAGTATCCGGTTTTTCGTTTCAGTCAGATGAATTCAAAAACTTCCTGGTACGCGAATTTGGCTGGTTCCTGATGCTGAACAGGGAAAAGGAGTATAAGATCAGGATCAATGGCGTACCGGTTGAATATGCGCCGTCTATCGCTGAGAGTGATACCGGCGTTCTGCCACTGAAAGATGTCGAAGGCACGGAATTTTATTTCCGGATCACCTTTGTAAGATGGACGGAAAGGATAGGGGATAAATTCTTCTTCTATTTCCTGAACTCAAAACAGTCGGAAATGTTTAAAGACCTGACCTCGTTCAACAACAACGCCATCGGGTTTTATCACAGCGTCTATGTGGAATCCCGTTACTTCGACGCCTTCAATCCCGGTGATAACGAGCAGTCGCAAAACCTCTTTGAAAGAACAAAACACCATAGCGTATTTAAAGAGCTGATGGGGCATCTGCATGAACTGGTAAGGTTGAGGCAGAAAGCCTTTGTAGAGGGGGAGGCTGCCGTGAAACTGATAGACGTCTATGAGCGGAATGGGATATTGCCCAAAACAGGGAACAGGAAAGAGTTGCAGCAGTTCCTGAAAGGGATCTATTCAACGGAGCCCAGGTTATTCCAGGGCCTGAATAAAGAACAGCAACGTGTGTACGTAGGACTGATCGGTATGCTGCTGCAAACCGGTAAAAAAGAGGAGCTCCTGGCATTGGTAAGCCAGGGAAGCATGGCCGAAGCAGAAACTAACTGA
- a CDS encoding flavin monoamine oxidase family protein, with translation MRRRSFIQSIAGLTVVSSFIASCHRQRVIGGSVVGASSHTGHLLRDKKFAAPVSIATHAVVIVGGGISGLSAARHLHRQGIRDIVILDLEKEMGGNAACGKNDISAYPWGAHYVPIPNNDLTEYTDFMRECGVITSEPSAPLPAYNDYYICFDPEERLYINGQWQEGLIPQFGVPAQDKAQIQQFLDKMQAFRLAKGQDGKDAFAIPLDNSSKDPAFVQLDSLTMKQWLQEQGLTSPYLQWYVNYCTRDDFGTTYDEISAWVGIHYFASRKGKGSNADHHDVLTWPEGNGWLAAHLKRELQAYFHNQALVTRILQENGTLAVDYFDVRESRLKRINAQQCILAVPQFVAARILQDETRLQKVHQHMQYSPWMVANIRTRELTEKEGPPLSWDNVLYNSPSLGYVDATHQDIRQGIHTRNLTYYQPLTTHTPAEERKAALERTHAEWVKMIVDDLEKVHTNITEAIEEVNVMVWGHAMAKPLPGVAHGTIRQELAASVNDCLHFAHTDLAGNSIFEEAFYQGLSAAKKVMTHLSGNI, from the coding sequence ATGCGGAGAAGATCATTTATACAATCTATAGCCGGACTTACAGTCGTAAGCAGTTTTATCGCCTCCTGCCACCGGCAGCGGGTGATTGGTGGCAGCGTAGTTGGCGCCAGTTCCCATACCGGCCATCTGCTGCGTGATAAGAAATTTGCGGCGCCTGTCAGCATTGCAACACATGCCGTGGTGATCGTGGGAGGAGGCATCAGCGGATTATCCGCCGCGCGCCACCTTCACAGGCAGGGCATCAGGGATATTGTTATACTGGATCTGGAGAAAGAAATGGGCGGTAATGCCGCCTGCGGGAAGAATGATATTTCCGCCTATCCCTGGGGCGCCCATTATGTCCCTATTCCCAACAATGACCTGACGGAATACACAGACTTTATGCGCGAATGTGGTGTCATCACAAGCGAGCCTTCCGCTCCCCTACCCGCTTATAATGACTATTATATCTGCTTCGACCCCGAAGAAAGACTATACATCAACGGTCAGTGGCAGGAAGGACTGATCCCACAGTTTGGCGTACCGGCGCAGGACAAAGCGCAGATACAACAATTCCTCGATAAAATGCAGGCTTTCCGCCTGGCCAAAGGTCAGGACGGGAAAGATGCTTTTGCTATTCCGCTGGATAATTCCAGTAAAGATCCCGCCTTCGTACAACTGGACAGCCTTACGATGAAACAGTGGTTGCAGGAACAGGGTTTGACATCTCCTTATCTGCAATGGTATGTGAACTATTGTACCCGCGATGATTTCGGTACTACATATGACGAGATCAGCGCCTGGGTGGGCATTCATTATTTCGCCAGCAGGAAAGGAAAAGGCAGCAATGCCGATCATCATGATGTATTGACATGGCCGGAAGGCAATGGCTGGCTGGCAGCACACCTGAAGAGAGAACTACAGGCATATTTTCATAACCAGGCATTGGTAACACGCATCCTGCAGGAAAACGGAACGCTGGCGGTCGACTACTTCGATGTAAGAGAAAGCCGTTTAAAAAGGATCAACGCACAACAGTGCATCCTGGCCGTACCCCAGTTCGTAGCTGCCAGGATATTACAAGATGAAACGCGCTTACAGAAAGTGCATCAGCATATGCAATACAGCCCCTGGATGGTGGCCAACATCCGCACCAGGGAACTGACGGAAAAAGAGGGACCGCCACTTAGCTGGGACAATGTACTGTACAACAGTCCTTCATTGGGATATGTGGACGCTACTCACCAGGACATACGCCAGGGCATCCACACCAGGAACCTGACCTATTACCAGCCCCTCACAACGCATACGCCTGCAGAAGAAAGAAAGGCAGCCCTGGAAAGAACACATGCAGAATGGGTGAAAATGATCGTAGACGACCTGGAGAAGGTACATACCAATATCACCGAGGCTATAGAGGAAGTGAATGTAATGGTATGGGGGCATGCCATGGCCAAACCATTACCGGGCGTAGCGCATGGTACGATCCGGCAGGAACTGGCGGCATCTGTAAATGACTGCCTTCACTTTGCACATACCGACCTGGCGGGCAACAGTATATTTGAGGAAGCATTCTACCAGGGACTTTCCGCCGCAAAAAAAGTAATGACACATTTATCAGGCAACATATGA
- a CDS encoding S-adenosylmethionine decarboxylase family protein: protein MHYNKGTHLIATLHTTDYQLLNTFTAFKTLTDELILTHQLQKLGEVYHNFSPSGYTGIVCLSESHLSIHTWPEHGKINIDVYLSNYLRNNDGTVDNIYSAIKAHFNAAVEQEQFLKR from the coding sequence ATGCATTATAATAAAGGGACCCATCTTATCGCGACACTACATACTACTGATTATCAATTACTTAATACATTCACTGCGTTTAAAACCCTGACGGATGAACTCATACTTACCCATCAGTTACAAAAACTGGGGGAAGTATATCATAATTTCTCCCCCTCCGGCTATACGGGTATAGTATGCCTGAGTGAAAGCCACCTGTCTATACATACATGGCCGGAACACGGGAAGATCAATATTGATGTTTACCTCAGCAATTACCTGCGGAACAACGACGGTACAGTAGATAACATATACAGCGCGATCAAGGCTCATTTTAATGCGGCTGTAGAACAAGAACAATTCCTCAAACGCTGA
- a CDS encoding glycoside hydrolase family 88 protein produces MKMHLLVATILLSAGSYLPARAQSLPSKKEVLKTLTLTNRYFMEKWPDAGKEIVLHKTWPSNIWTRAVYYEGLMALYQIDPQKSYYDYAVQWGDKHHWGLRGGITTRNADNQACGQTYIDLYLIDKQPERIHNIKASVDSMLATDVVDDWDWIDAIQMAMPVMARLGKLYHDTTYFHRMYEMYAFTKFKHGTNGLYNQQEHLWWRDKDFVPPYKEPNGANCYWSRGNGWVLASLVRTMEWLPKSSPYYNIYLQDFRDMAAALVKLQRADGFWNASLHDPANFGGKELTGTSLFVYGMAWGIRHGYLDKKVYQPVVVKAWNALVKDCVHENGMLGYVQSTGKQPSDGQPVTFDKIPDFEDYGLGCFLLAGAEMCKRK; encoded by the coding sequence ATGAAGATGCATCTTTTAGTCGCCACTATCCTGCTGAGTGCCGGCAGCTACCTGCCTGCCCGGGCACAATCGCTGCCATCAAAAAAAGAAGTGCTGAAAACCCTGACCCTCACTAACCGTTACTTCATGGAGAAATGGCCCGACGCCGGTAAAGAGATCGTTCTCCATAAGACCTGGCCATCCAATATCTGGACAAGGGCTGTCTATTACGAAGGACTCATGGCATTGTACCAGATCGATCCGCAGAAAAGTTACTACGACTATGCCGTACAGTGGGGCGATAAACACCACTGGGGCCTGCGCGGCGGTATCACCACCCGCAATGCCGATAACCAGGCCTGTGGGCAGACTTATATCGACCTCTATCTTATCGATAAACAACCTGAACGTATTCACAATATCAAGGCCTCTGTCGACAGCATGCTGGCTACAGACGTTGTCGACGACTGGGACTGGATTGACGCCATCCAAATGGCGATGCCGGTAATGGCGCGCCTGGGGAAGCTGTATCATGACACTACCTATTTCCATCGCATGTATGAGATGTATGCATTTACGAAATTTAAACATGGCACGAATGGGCTGTACAATCAGCAGGAGCACCTGTGGTGGCGGGATAAGGATTTTGTTCCTCCCTACAAAGAGCCTAATGGGGCCAACTGCTACTGGAGCCGGGGGAATGGCTGGGTTCTGGCGTCGCTTGTCCGCACAATGGAATGGCTGCCGAAGTCTTCTCCCTATTATAATATCTACCTGCAGGATTTCAGGGATATGGCAGCGGCGTTGGTGAAACTGCAACGTGCGGATGGTTTCTGGAATGCGAGCTTACATGATCCTGCTAATTTTGGTGGTAAAGAGCTGACGGGGACTTCGCTGTTTGTGTATGGGATGGCCTGGGGGATACGGCATGGGTATCTTGATAAAAAGGTGTATCAGCCGGTGGTGGTGAAGGCGTGGAATGCGCTGGTGAAGGATTGTGTGCATGAGAATGGGATGCTGGGGTATGTGCAGAGTACCGGGAAGCAGCCGTCTGATGGGCAGCCGGTGACGTTTGATAAGATTCCGGATTTTGAGGATTATGGGTTGGGGTGTTTCTTATTGGCAGGGGCGGAGATGTGTAAACGTAAATAA
- a CDS encoding DUF4870 domain-containing protein: protein MKNQTLAIIAYITLIGWIYSYVQYKNNPDRSRLVRYHLNQALGIFIFTVILWTAIKVISVIVPSIGSILAVAGLLPLVLMTFGAAAASKDILSPVPGVGKLFENRFGFLN from the coding sequence ATGAAAAACCAAACGTTGGCTATTATTGCCTACATCACATTGATTGGATGGATATATAGCTATGTCCAGTATAAAAATAACCCGGACAGAAGCAGGTTGGTGCGTTATCACCTGAATCAGGCCCTGGGTATTTTTATCTTTACTGTGATTTTATGGACTGCCATTAAGGTCATTTCAGTAATTGTTCCATCAATAGGCTCAATATTAGCGGTAGCCGGCCTTCTTCCATTGGTCTTAATGACCTTTGGCGCTGCTGCAGCGTCCAAAGACATCTTAAGCCCTGTCCCCGGAGTTGGAAAATTGTTTGAGAACAGGTTTGGTTTTCTGAACTGA
- the yiaA gene encoding inner membrane protein YiaA, producing the protein MKQKPSLAFIATSWLALLIGVLGYIIGLWNAEMQLNEKGYYFTILMYGLFAGVSVQKCVRDRLEGVSVTDIYYGISWVSTLLCIILLTVGLWNATLLPSEKGFYAFAFLLSIFGAISVQKNTRDTQAAKAGIVTGDTTIER; encoded by the coding sequence ATGAAGCAAAAACCATCACTTGCCTTTATTGCTACCTCCTGGCTTGCATTACTAATAGGAGTGTTAGGTTATATCATTGGACTGTGGAATGCTGAAATGCAGCTCAATGAAAAGGGCTATTATTTTACCATATTAATGTATGGTCTGTTTGCAGGCGTATCTGTACAGAAATGTGTCAGGGACCGCCTGGAAGGGGTATCGGTAACGGATATCTATTATGGTATCAGCTGGGTATCCACTCTTTTATGCATTATTCTGCTGACGGTAGGCTTATGGAATGCGACATTATTGCCAAGTGAGAAAGGCTTCTATGCCTTCGCCTTCCTGCTGAGCATTTTCGGAGCTATCAGCGTACAAAAGAACACTCGTGATACCCAGGCTGCAAAAGCCGGTATCGTAACCGGAGACACGACAATCGAAAGGTAA
- a CDS encoding polyamine aminopropyltransferase has product MSKKESGAQWLLLTAVFVIATCGLIYELVAGTLASYLLGDSITQFSTIIGVYLFSMGIGSFLSKYFNNNLLAWFIRIELLVGLVGGFSSALLFIVFPLAASFRLILYAIVLITGVLVGLEIPLLMRILENKVAFKELVSRVFTFDYIGALLASLIFPLLLVPHLGLIRTSLFFGILNVGVGWYLAHHFTQEIRQVVLLKTAAITLLLAQLVCFVFSESIMSYSETMTYDDNVVYSKSTPYQRIVLTKNKHELRLFLNGNLQFSTADEYRYHEALVHPAFSSLNHPEQVLVLGGGDGLAVREILKYPSVKQVTLVDLDPAMTRLFSHQEILVRLNDSSLLNSKVHVHNADAFTWLRGNKTLFDAIVVDFPDPSNFSIGKLYSTSFYQLLKHALRPDGIAVIQSTSPYVAPKSFWCVDTTLRSVGLHTIAYHNYVPSFGEWGYIMATPEEPHHWFSHLPSPLKFLNPTTLQQMLTFPEDMKAHQLLDINKLNNQALVKYFEEEWGKYLEH; this is encoded by the coding sequence ATGTCAAAAAAAGAAAGCGGCGCACAGTGGCTGTTATTGACGGCAGTATTTGTTATTGCCACCTGTGGATTGATCTATGAACTGGTCGCGGGTACCCTGGCATCTTATCTGCTGGGAGACAGCATCACACAGTTCAGCACTATTATTGGAGTGTACCTGTTTTCCATGGGAATAGGCTCCTTCCTCTCGAAGTATTTCAACAATAACCTGCTGGCATGGTTCATCAGGATTGAACTGCTGGTGGGCCTGGTAGGCGGCTTCAGTTCTGCCTTACTCTTTATTGTATTCCCTCTGGCGGCTTCCTTTCGTCTTATATTATATGCTATCGTGCTTATCACCGGCGTACTTGTAGGATTGGAAATTCCCCTGCTGATGCGTATACTGGAGAACAAGGTGGCATTCAAAGAACTGGTCAGCCGTGTGTTCACATTTGACTATATCGGCGCACTGCTGGCCTCCCTGATATTTCCTTTGCTGTTGGTTCCTCACCTCGGGCTGATCAGGACATCACTCTTCTTTGGCATTCTCAATGTAGGGGTAGGCTGGTACCTTGCTCACCATTTCACCCAAGAGATCAGGCAGGTTGTGCTGTTAAAGACGGCGGCCATTACACTGCTACTGGCACAGCTGGTCTGCTTTGTATTCTCAGAGAGCATTATGAGCTATAGTGAAACGATGACTTACGATGATAATGTGGTATACTCGAAATCTACTCCTTATCAGCGCATCGTGCTCACCAAAAACAAGCATGAGCTGCGGCTGTTCCTGAACGGGAATCTGCAGTTCAGTACTGCCGACGAATACCGTTATCATGAAGCGCTGGTACATCCTGCATTTTCCTCTCTCAATCATCCCGAACAGGTACTCGTGCTGGGTGGTGGCGATGGCCTTGCCGTAAGGGAGATCCTGAAATATCCTTCTGTGAAACAGGTTACCCTGGTAGACCTGGACCCGGCTATGACAAGGCTTTTCTCCCACCAGGAAATATTGGTCAGGCTGAACGACTCATCTCTGCTGAACAGCAAGGTGCATGTACATAATGCGGATGCCTTTACCTGGCTGCGGGGCAACAAGACATTATTTGACGCGATCGTGGTGGACTTCCCCGATCCTTCCAATTTTTCTATCGGGAAACTGTACAGCACTTCTTTTTATCAGCTGCTGAAACATGCGCTGCGTCCCGATGGTATTGCCGTGATACAAAGCACCTCTCCGTATGTAGCGCCAAAAAGCTTCTGGTGTGTGGATACGACCCTGCGTTCAGTAGGCTTACATACCATTGCCTATCATAATTATGTTCCGTCTTTTGGCGAATGGGGTTATATCATGGCTACTCCGGAGGAACCTCACCATTGGTTCAGCCATCTTCCATCGCCATTGAAATTCCTGAATCCAACTACCCTGCAGCAGATGCTGACATTTCCGGAGGACATGAAAGCGCATCAGCTGCTCGACATCAATAAGCTCAATAACCAGGCGCTGGTAAAATATTTTGAAGAAGAGTGGGGAAAATATCTTGAACATTAA
- a CDS encoding DUF4178 domain-containing protein, with product MTEIRYTYQCPSCSNMVPFSSQHTSVAVCTCGTVLNRMTDGTIVPRPFPVIVNKASVIAPGTRGQWKGKAFRVTGRFRIWTAETVFSYWTIILEDETAAYLMEGYGMYAILLPVATPPELARDAIKQMTPGTNKLLNKEQYMLLRKDHCKKWEVEGELFIPECNSTFITYDFSSAKGEVLHIIEYWSQVQPAFEVHYTDFTSLALEQTRAYENPGWQFKCTCSCMLHVTTFPYAQSIACRNCGRWYVYENNSEFTRHGKNKDNIQPAIKLGATGIIKGISYKVIGFLVKEERNQYRSQWREYTLFNEQEGYAFLSEYDGHWIYLREQGKTPVPENMSTSGFNYGGNSFDLFNSYSYNIISAKGEFAGNAFNDIQTKCWEFISPPIMWNREESPGEGIVWFKGWHMDPDELKKALGDAIIRPTQIGVGAVQPNGYIDLMKLVRNTLIAICVLILLHLAITSGNSERELFTREIYFSDSTREQIAVINDIHLEKRKSNVMLDIYSPVQNTWMEVEATLVNTKTGTEYSVNEGVEYYSGVEDGERWSEGSQNGTFFISEVPRGDYTLKLEATREASYSPLKSYTITAYYDVPNTRNLFICIGLLLLWPIFKYFSTYFSERQRWSNSPYSAFITSEDE from the coding sequence ATGACAGAGATCCGTTATACCTATCAATGTCCCTCCTGTAGCAATATGGTTCCCTTTAGTTCCCAACATACCTCAGTAGCGGTATGCACATGCGGAACAGTGCTGAACCGGATGACTGATGGCACCATCGTACCCAGGCCCTTCCCTGTCATTGTCAACAAGGCTTCCGTTATTGCGCCAGGCACCAGGGGACAATGGAAAGGCAAAGCATTCAGGGTAACCGGCCGCTTCAGGATCTGGACGGCAGAAACCGTGTTCAGCTACTGGACTATTATACTTGAAGATGAAACCGCAGCCTACCTCATGGAAGGATATGGCATGTATGCAATTCTGCTGCCGGTTGCAACACCGCCCGAACTAGCCAGGGATGCGATCAAACAGATGACACCCGGCACCAATAAGCTGTTGAACAAGGAGCAATATATGCTGCTGCGTAAGGACCATTGTAAAAAATGGGAGGTGGAAGGAGAACTGTTCATCCCCGAATGCAACAGTACCTTTATTACCTATGATTTTTCAAGTGCCAAAGGCGAGGTTTTACATATTATAGAATACTGGTCGCAGGTACAACCCGCCTTTGAGGTGCACTATACCGACTTTACTTCACTGGCCCTCGAACAGACCCGTGCCTACGAGAATCCGGGCTGGCAATTTAAGTGTACCTGTAGCTGTATGCTGCACGTGACAACCTTCCCCTACGCCCAAAGTATTGCATGCCGTAACTGTGGCAGATGGTATGTATATGAAAACAATTCCGAATTTACCAGGCATGGAAAGAATAAAGACAACATTCAACCAGCCATTAAACTTGGAGCAACCGGCATCATAAAAGGAATTTCCTATAAGGTGATCGGTTTTCTTGTGAAAGAGGAACGGAACCAATACCGTTCACAATGGCGGGAATACACCTTATTCAACGAGCAGGAAGGCTATGCTTTTCTGAGCGAGTATGATGGCCACTGGATCTACCTGCGGGAACAAGGCAAAACACCGGTTCCCGAAAATATGAGTACCAGTGGCTTCAATTATGGAGGGAATAGTTTCGACCTGTTCAATTCCTACAGCTATAACATCATCTCCGCCAAGGGAGAGTTTGCCGGTAATGCCTTCAATGACATACAGACAAAATGCTGGGAATTTATTTCACCTCCTATCATGTGGAACAGGGAGGAAAGCCCGGGAGAAGGCATTGTGTGGTTCAAGGGCTGGCACATGGATCCTGACGAACTGAAAAAAGCCCTGGGAGATGCTATCATCCGGCCAACACAGATCGGCGTCGGAGCAGTACAGCCTAACGGTTATATCGACCTCATGAAACTGGTCAGAAATACATTGATTGCCATCTGTGTGCTGATACTGTTACATCTGGCCATCACTTCCGGCAACAGCGAACGGGAACTGTTCACACGTGAAATTTATTTCTCCGATTCCACAAGGGAGCAAATTGCTGTGATCAATGATATCCACCTGGAGAAACGGAAAAGTAATGTCATGTTAGACATCTACAGCCCCGTACAGAATACCTGGATGGAGGTAGAAGCAACGCTGGTCAATACAAAAACAGGCACCGAATACAGCGTCAATGAAGGCGTGGAGTATTATAGTGGCGTGGAAGATGGAGAGAGGTGGTCTGAAGGCAGCCAGAACGGCACGTTTTTTATCAGCGAGGTGCCCCGTGGCGACTATACGCTGAAACTGGAAGCGACCAGGGAAGCCAGCTATTCTCCTTTAAAAAGCTATACGATCACAGCTTACTATGATGTGCCTAATACCAGGAACCTGTTCATCTGTATCGGGCTCCTGTTGCTGTGGCCCATCTTCAAATATTTCTCAACTTATTTCAGCGAAAGACAACGCTGGTCAAATAGTCCATATTCAGCATTTATAACAAGCGAAGATGAATAA
- a CDS encoding VIT1/CCC1 transporter family protein, with protein sequence MHQESHVTSSNIVRDIIIGMADGLTVPFALTAGLSGVLDSNHLIIVSGVSEIAAGCISMGLGGFLAGQTEVEHYDSELRREYEEVERVPETERKEVEEIFISMGVDASLSKQVTTQISQDKHKWVDFMMRFELGLDKPDKNRAYQSAITIALAYLAGGFIPLFPYLVTSNNQQGFYWSCCITILALIVFGYFKSKVTGQPLLKGTLKVAFTGILAAAAAFIIAKMIS encoded by the coding sequence ATGCACCAGGAATCGCATGTTACCAGCTCTAATATAGTAAGGGATATCATTATTGGCATGGCTGACGGACTGACCGTGCCCTTTGCACTGACGGCGGGACTAAGCGGTGTACTGGACTCCAACCACCTCATCATTGTATCGGGTGTGTCTGAGATCGCTGCAGGCTGTATCTCTATGGGCCTTGGTGGTTTCCTGGCCGGCCAGACAGAGGTAGAACATTATGATTCAGAACTGAGACGTGAATATGAGGAGGTAGAGCGGGTACCGGAAACAGAGCGGAAAGAAGTAGAAGAGATCTTTATATCTATGGGCGTAGATGCATCGCTTAGTAAACAGGTCACCACACAGATCAGTCAGGACAAACATAAATGGGTAGATTTCATGATGCGCTTTGAGCTGGGGCTGGACAAACCTGATAAGAACAGGGCCTATCAATCGGCCATTACTATTGCACTGGCTTACCTGGCGGGAGGATTTATTCCCTTATTCCCTTACCTGGTCACCAGCAACAATCAGCAGGGATTTTACTGGTCCTGCTGTATTACCATCCTTGCGCTGATCGTATTCGGATACTTCAAATCAAAAGTAACAGGGCAGCCGCTGCTGAAAGGCACCCTGAAAGTAGCTTTCACGGGCATTCTTGCTGCAGCGGCTGCATTTATTATCGCAAAAATGATCAGTTAG
- a CDS encoding isoaspartyl peptidase/L-asparaginase family protein codes for MKTLSLLRSLAWMLVISGSMQAHAGNAIADDSTRQEKYVLVIHGGAGTILKKNMTAQKEAAYKAGLEEALRTGYKALQAGKSSLDAVEAAIRVLEDNPLFNAGKGAVFTHDGRNEMDAAIMNGKTLEAGSVAGVSTIRNPIAAARAVMEKSEHVMMAGRGAEQFAKEAGLEIVDPSYFRTEERWEGLQKALKADSMKSKLDHSYQPAGKLGVENIDNKFGTVGAVALDKAGNLAAGTSTGGMTNKKYGRIGDAPVIGAGTYANNNTVAVSCTGWGEFFIRSVVAYDLSALMAYKGLTVQEAGKAVIDKVGTLGGNGGLIALDKNGHAALPFNTEGMYRGMVTAEGKITIEIYK; via the coding sequence ATGAAAACACTTTCCCTTCTCCGATCCCTGGCCTGGATGCTGGTTATCAGCGGCAGTATGCAGGCGCATGCCGGCAATGCCATTGCTGACGACAGTACCCGGCAGGAAAAATATGTGCTCGTCATACATGGCGGCGCCGGCACTATCCTGAAAAAGAATATGACAGCCCAAAAAGAAGCCGCCTATAAAGCAGGGCTGGAAGAAGCACTGCGGACTGGATACAAAGCATTGCAGGCCGGCAAAAGCAGCCTCGATGCAGTAGAAGCTGCCATCAGGGTGCTGGAAGATAATCCCTTGTTCAATGCAGGTAAAGGCGCTGTATTTACGCATGACGGGCGCAATGAAATGGATGCGGCCATTATGAATGGCAAAACGCTGGAAGCAGGATCTGTAGCGGGTGTATCTACCATTCGTAATCCTATTGCTGCGGCAAGGGCAGTCATGGAAAAATCAGAACACGTAATGATGGCAGGACGCGGGGCAGAGCAGTTTGCAAAGGAAGCAGGGCTGGAAATTGTTGATCCCTCCTATTTCCGTACGGAAGAACGCTGGGAAGGATTGCAAAAGGCATTGAAGGCGGATTCCATGAAAAGCAAGCTGGATCATAGTTATCAGCCAGCGGGGAAACTGGGCGTTGAGAACATTGATAACAAGTTCGGCACTGTAGGCGCTGTTGCGCTTGATAAAGCCGGTAACCTGGCGGCAGGCACTTCTACCGGCGGTATGACCAACAAAAAGTATGGCCGTATCGGTGACGCACCTGTCATTGGCGCCGGTACCTATGCCAACAACAATACCGTGGCAGTATCCTGTACCGGCTGGGGCGAATTTTTTATCCGTAGTGTGGTAGCTTATGATCTTTCTGCGCTGATGGCGTATAAAGGGTTAACAGTGCAGGAGGCCGGTAAGGCCGTCATAGATAAAGTAGGTACACTTGGAGGGAACGGAGGTTTGATAGCTTTGGACAAAAATGGTCATGCCGCACTCCCCTTCAATACCGAAGGAATGTACAGGGGTATGGTGACCGCTGAAGGAAAAATAACGATTGAGATCTACAAATAA